ATTTAACGAACCTAAAGGAGCATGAGTCATATATTCTGCCGAACGTCGTTCTTGCCAAGGTTGTATGTCTTTTTTCAACCTACTCAAGTCCAAACCGTTAGGACCCCTTAAAGGTTCTAACCAGGGAGCACGCAGATCCCAAAAACGCATTGTTTCTCCTCCAAAAATAACTTCGCCAGTCGGAGAACGCATTAAGTATTTACCTAAACCTGTAGGTCCTTGAGCAGACCCCACGTAAGCTCCAAGACGTTGGTCTCTAACTAGAMAAGTAAATGCTTGAGCTTGAGAAGCTTCTGGCCCCGTAGGTCCGTAAAACTCACTAGGGTAAGCGGTATTATTAAACCAGACAAAACAACACGCAATGAAACCACAAACCGATAAAGCAGCTAAACTATAAGACAAGTAAGCCTCCCCAGACCATACAAGTGCGCGGCGAGCCCATGCAAAGGGTTTGGTTAAGATATGCCAGATTCCACCAAATATACAAATGGAACCTAACCATACATGTCCTCCAATTATATCTTCTAAATCGTCCACACTAACAATCCACCCCTCTCCTCCAAAGGGGGATTTTAGTAAATAACCAAATATAACACTTGGGCTAAGTGTCAAGTTGGTTATTTTTCTTACATCYCCCCCYCCMGGAGCCCAGGTATCATATACGCCCCCAAAATARAGAGCCTTGARTACTAGAAGAAARGCACCTAYACCTAACAARATTAAGTGAATACCCAAAATGGTGGTCATTTTATTTCTATCTTTCCATACATAACCGAAAAAGGGAAAAGATTCTTCAAGAGTTTCGGGTCCCAGAAGTGCATGATAAATACCGCCAAAGCCCAAAACTGCAGAAGAAATTAAGTGAAGTACTCCAGATACAAAGTACGGAAAGGTGTCTATAACTTCTCCCCCAGGACCTACCCCCCAWCCKARMGTRGCTAGGTGGGGAAGTAAAATTAATCCTTGTTCATACATGGGCTTYTCWGGTACR
This genomic window from Marinifilum sp. JC120 contains:
- the psbC gene encoding photosystem II 44 kDa subunit reaction center protein, which codes for METLFNGTLALAGRDQETTGFAWWAGNARLINLSGKLLGAHVAHAGLIVFWAGAMNLFEVAHFVPEKPMYEQGLILLPHLATXGWGVGPGGEVIDTFPYFVSGVLHLISSAVLGFGGIYHALLGPETLEESFPFFGYVWKDRNKMTTILGIHLILLGXGAFLLVXKALYFGGVYDTWAPGGGDVRKITNLTLSPSVIFGYLLKSPFGGEGWIVSVDDLEDIIGGHVWLGSICIFGGIWHILTKPFAWARRALVWSGEAYLSYSLAALSVCGFIACCFVWFNNTAYPSEFYGPTGPEASQAQAFTXLVRDQRLGAYVGSAQGPTGLGKYLMRSPTGEVIFGGETMRFWDLRAPWLEPLRGPNGLDLSRLKKDIQPWQERRSAEYMTHAPLGSLN